The following proteins are co-located in the Zonotrichia albicollis isolate bZonAlb1 chromosome 1, bZonAlb1.hap1, whole genome shotgun sequence genome:
- the DERL1 gene encoding derlin-1, which translates to MSDLGDWFRSIPLITRYWFAGSIAVPLVGKLGLVSPVNLFLWPDAFIHRFQIWRPITATFFFPVGPGTGFLYLVNLYFLYQYSSRLETGAFDGRPADYMFMLLFNWICIVITGLVMDMQLLMIPLIMSVLYVWAQLNRDMIVSFWFGTRFKACYLPWVILGFNYIIGGSVINELIGNLVGHLYFFLMFKYPMDLGGRNFLSTPQFLYRWLPNRRGGVSGFGVPPASMRRAAEDQQGGGRHNWGQGFRLGDQ; encoded by the exons ATGTCGGACCTGGGGGACTGGTTCCGAAGCATCCCTCTGATCACGCGCTACTGGTTCGCCGGCTCCATCGCGGTTCCGCTCGTGGGCAAGCTGGGCCTCGTCAGCCCCGTCAACCTTTTCCTCTGGCCTGACGCCTTCATCCACCGCTTCCAG ATCTGGCGGCCGATAACGGCAACTTTCTTCTTCCCAGTGGGACCTGGAACGGGATTTCTCTACTTGGTGAATTTGTATTTCTTGTATCAATATTCCTCACGACTAGAAACAG gggCTTTTGATGGAAGGCCAGCAGATTACATGTTCATGCTCCTGTTTAACTGGATCTGCATTGTT ATAACTGGCTTGGTGATGGACATGCAG TTGCTGATGATTCCACTCATCATGTCAGTACTTTATGTGTGGGCCCAGCTGAACAGAGACATGATTGTGTCATTTTGGTTTGGAACAAGATTTAAG GCCTGTTACCTTCCATGGGTTATTCTGGGATTCAACTACATCATTGGTGGATC AGTCATCAATGAGCTGATAGGAAATCTGGTTGGACACCTGTATTTCTTCTTAATGTTTAAATATCCAATGGATTTGGGAGGAAGGAATTTTCTGTCCACACCTCAGTTCCT TTACCGCTGGCTGCCAAACAGGAGGGGAGGAGTGTCGGGCTTTGGTGTCCCTCCTGCCAGCATGAGAAGGGCTGCAGAGGATCAGCAGGGTGGTGGAAGACACAACTGGGGCCAAGGTTTCCGGCTAGGGGACCAGTGA